TTGCTGTGTCAGCAACCCTTCCGTTACGCTTTTACTTTCTTCAAATTTGGGTAATACAACTGCAATGTAGCCTTCCGTGGATGGCTGGGGAAGAAAACAGAACCCTTAGGAATGCCTGATGAGTTCTACAAGGCCTGTGGGCAGGGCTGTACTTCCCCGACTCTCCTTTACCTTTTCTTGAAGAAGAGACGGCTGATGAAGAATGTTTTCGTTCACTTCCATCAACCGACCTCTAACacagctgatttaaaaaaaaaaaaaaagaatttttagaaaaaaacgTTTTGCCAGtaatttttcctttggtgaacgCAGGCTTTTGAGGTTAAAGCACTAAGCCTCTATGGGATGGATGGCTACAACATGCTTACCTAGATATAGTATATTCTTCTCCATCAGAGCAGTAAATCTTACACAGAGGTGCGAGCTCTGTTAGAAACTGTGCCCCCTGGGTAacgagaagaaaaaaatttaaaaaaaaattgtgcattTCCATTTTTCTCTAACAGGTAGCCCTCACCATTAAACAGGATCTAGTCTTGGAATTTGTATTTTACAGCAGAATGATTTAAGTACATAAAACCATTCATGTACTTCAGCATAATAACCTACTATGTGCTAGGTACCATATTAGAATAATGGGTAGTTTAGTTAAAAatgaatatgtatttgttttaatcaCAAATGAGAAATCTAATACGAATAGGTATAGAGACTTCAATCTATAGGATAATTCATTGCAAGcaatattataaaacattatgacACATGCCAGCAGTATCCTACAAACTTAGTTTCATTAAGATACCTACCTATCTTTTGCTGAGTGTGGTGCTTTTGCTTTAATCTCTGTGCTCAAAAGACAAagtcaggtgaatctctgagtttgaagctagcctggtttCCACATTGAAGtccaggctagtcagggctacagtgaaaccctgtctcaaaaaccacaacaacaaactAAAAGTATTGAAATGATCCTTGTCTTTTATATTAGAAGTTAATAGGTAAAGGAACTTTACATGGTCAACTGCTAAGACTTTTTGAAGAAGTAATATTTTtctaactaaaaaacaaaactagtggGCTGGGGAGCTAGCTCAGAAGGTAAGACTATCTCCTGTTCTTAAAAAGGACCAGTCCTTTCTTAaaaaggttcagttcccagtacccacatggtagctcacaactacctgtaactagTTCTACAAGATTGACAAGTTGCCCTTACCTCTGCAGGCTTCCTGCACGCACgtgtcacagacacacataaataaaaatgaaaagtttaaataaaCCCCAGAAAACTAACCAAAATGCATACCCTTTAACTATTAGTACCACATTTTAACATACTTCCTGACAGCATGTATGGTCATTGTTTCAGATACTCTGGAAGATGGGTAAATCAAGGGTACTTTGACAAATATCTCTAAATGAGGCAAATGAGAGTGTGTTTCATGCACTGCTCTCTTTTTAAGAATTTAAGAACATGGGCAGCTGAAGGcaagattctttttttatttttgaggtttttgttaTGTAGCCTTACCCaacctgggactcactatgtagcctcatACTTGCAACTGTGCTACCTCAACCACCCAAGagatgggattacaggcaaaGGCCAAGGCTCATCTTCCATCTCATCCCTCTGAGGCTAAGAAGAATGAGAACACAGAACCTTCTGATACTCACTCCACTTCTTGATACACTTTGGGGGTAGGGAAGGAGTGTTTTTGCTGAAAACTTACGTTGAACTGCTAGAAAAAGTCTTATGACTGACTACATCCATCATAGCATGAGTACAGAAAAATCtcagtagaaaagaaaaatcacagaatgACAGAAACATACCCGCTTAAATTTCCCAGATACTTTGTTCTCAAGTCTGCTACAGTTGTTACTGATCTGATAGGAAATACTTTGAATGGTTTTGCCACTTTGAAGAACGGGATGAGATCCTGCCAGTGTGATGACACATATTCTACAAGGAGAAAAACAGTCAACCCTGTGTCATGGCATGGCCGGTATTCCTGCTGAGAGTTGCCTATCCAAACTGACCTTCATCCAGTgcaattatttctttctctttgctgtgacTGGAGCCTAAGTATAGCATAAGTAatcacagaggaggagaagacagagttgaATCTCCTTCCCTGGAAAGGGAGCAGTACCACAAGTCTTTAGTAAGCCGGGGTAGCAGAGAAGCAAGGCAAGATTGTGTGCACAGAGCACGACATGTGCCCCCACAAGGAACCATTCCATAGGTCAGGCAGTACAGTGTTTGGCACAGGTTGGCCAAGCAGTATATGACTGCACCAGACTTGTTCCTCCCACCACACTCCTATAAATACCATTTCAACACCCTAGAAGACGATTTCATGAATGCTCACACCCAACCCAAGACCACACCTGGCTAACTACCAGAATGAAATTGTTGATAATTTAAAATTCCTGGTTTGCTTACCGGTTGGAGTGCTGGAGTATACAGTGGTCCTCACAGGGTTTTCCTTTAACATCTAGAAAAATAACGAGTTGCTGGTTGTTGAATTGGTATTTACTATTACCACGTGATTACCTTCTTTGGTTCACGGCGATAGTTCATTATGAAGCTGATCACAGTGGTCAAAGTAAATAAAGCCTAGGAAGTATTTTAAGTGACCAGATAGAATCCTTTATTCAATGTTAAGGCAAGAAAGGTTATTAACTCCTCCATCTTTTCACTTCCCTGAACTAAAACGGCTCAAGGAGATGCTAGAGGAGGCTCCCCAAAGGTGGTATCGGTATTTCCTTGGCACAAAGAACACCAGTGAAGCCTACTTCAAAATGTCCAGTAGACAATATGCACAGTTTCTTCTTAACACTAGATACTACTTCTTAACATTTCTTAATGTTCTCTCCATGCCTAAGGTTTCTTCCCGACTCGGTGTAGGATTGATCTCTCCAAGCACACCAACACTTAGCACTGTATGGAAGCCCAGATAGACTAACGCAGAGTCCCTTAGTTTAGTTAACGTCCTTTCCTGCAAACATCCCAAACGTGGCATGCTTCCCACGTCGGGATGCGCCTATTTTAGTTCTCCACCAGTGCAAACCTGTATTCCTGGGACTAGAAAGCTCTAGGAAGAGCACGGGTGGCTTACATAGCGTGGCAGAAGTGCCTGCGGCATCCACCCCGCACAGTAGAGCAGAGCTCACCACCATCCCGCACTTACCCGCTTTATACCAGCGAGTGAAGTAGCGATCCACAAGGGAGGGTGGCGGGGATTCGGTAGCTAAGACTATCTCTGGTGGCGCTAGCCTGGCTTCGGGACAGCGGAGCTCTTCCATACTGCTGGTTCAGGTTCGTACTTCCGGTGAGTGGTAGCGCGGTAGCGTCTTGCGCAAGCGCGCGTGACTTCCAAGCCCTTGGCCAACTCCCTCCCACAACCCCAGTCACCTGCGCTCCTGGACCAAAGCCCAACTGTGGAGCAAATAAAACTGGGCGTCAAAGGGCTGAGGGACAACAGATAGCAaggtccttctgcctctaccgGGTGAGGGTCCCCGCCATCACAGTCACTCCTGGAGCTACTGAGGAGGCGCGTCTGGCCACACCCACCCGATGACGTCAGCCAGCGCGTCTCGCGGGTGACGCCTCGTCTGCGCCTCCTTTCTTGTGCTACCTAGAGGGTTTCGCCCATCAGCGGATCGTGTCTGTTGTCTCCCGTGTGCATTGGCGATTCCTTCCAAACCCAGTTCGTCGTGAGGGCTCGGAGCCGCCGTGAGGGCGTCGTAGGTGAGCATTCGCCCGTCCTAGTCCGAGCCGCTGAATGCGGCCTGGTCCTGCCATCCAGGACTGTTTTGGTGCAGGGGAGTTGCACACGCTTCTGCCTGCGCGCGCCGGCCGGGCGGCGTGGACCTCTTCTTTCCTCGATCGGATGCTTTCTGCACACTTTTCCCCTCAGGCCTTGTTGGGGCGCTGCGGGACACAGCTACGGGGGATGGGGGTCCGGTCCCTGAATTGCCAGTTTCCTTGTAGCGTGTAAATAAAACCTCTACCAGCTAATTGGTTAGCTCGTCGGGGGAGGGTGATAGGTAATAGAGGcctctgtgctgtgctgtgctgcgcTGCGGGTCCTTTCACGCATTTGGGAGTTTTCTGTGGAATAGTGTATCTCGTGCTTCTCTAGCTGGTATACCTAAGCTGAAATTTCTGTGATGGCAGTGATTGTGTAGTCTTTTGTCTTAGGGCCTACCATTTGGCAAGTTTTGATGTAAGTCACATAACGGATCTTAGGTATTGTGTAAAGGAGTCGTTTGTATAGTGAGAACCATGTTATATAACCAGCGTATACCTCGATGTGtaagtgaaagaaaaagaggcaaagGCAAATTTTAGCTTGTGGAAACAGAGACGACAGTAAGCTCCAAGCCAGGATGAGCTATTATTTGATAAGAGATCAGCAGGTTCTCTGTTTTTCAGGTTTCGTTTCATGGGCTTGTAAGGGTCAGCTTATGATAATATCAGGAGATTGTGAGTTTAATGTTCAGTTTGAACTTGTTCAGTTACAACGAGGTATATAAATCTGTCTAATCTTCCTTTTAGTGAGCTACCTAGTCTGAAGGTAGGGGACTAAGGG
Above is a window of Arvicanthis niloticus isolate mArvNil1 chromosome 5, mArvNil1.pat.X, whole genome shotgun sequence DNA encoding:
- the Abitram gene encoding protein Abitram, translating into MEELRCPEARLAPPEIVLATESPPPSLVDRYFTRWYKADVKGKPCEDHCILQHSNRICVITLAGSHPVLQSGKTIQSISYQISNNCSRLENKVSGKFKRGAQFLTELAPLCKIYCSDGEEYTISSCVRGRLMEVNENILHQPSLLQEKPSTEGYIAVVLPKFEESKSVTEGLLTQQQYEEVVVKRTNATTTAS